The DNA segment ATTTGATCAGCCAACAAcactgtttacgtttttttacacacacaacttGACATCTTCAGTGACAGCAGCCGCAGAgcaccaacacaacgaaaggtGTCAGGCAAGACGTCAGATGATcttaggcgaggggtaggaagGAGATCGGTGATGAGGGACGTGAAAGCTCAGCTCGACAGAATCGCTATAGGAGGAAGCGAGGCAACTAGACTAGACTAGagaaattagagcgagaggtaCCTCACCAACCCTCGCATTGTTTGCCGGGTTGCgtgatttgtttacaaacactGACAATGCTGTCCGGTTGTCATTTTATAATGGGTACGTTTATCATGATGGGTCAGTTTCTTCGAACGTTTGGCTCGTGTGTCGTCGCTTAATTCGTGTAGAGAATTTGGTTTTTGTGGAcattttgcaaataaaaattaaacatgacTACGATCTGCAGTGATCGATTACagtaaaatgtgtttaaattatttgttttcgtGAGAAATCCTTAGAATCTATTAAATAGGAGAAAATTATCAACAACAGCGAGCGCAGTGTGATCCAAATCGGGAAAACAACCCTGCAGAACACGTGGAGCGACAAAATCCGCATCCGAAAACGAGCGAGAAAAGGTGCATTTTGTAACAGGAGAGCATGATCTTGTGGAGGTAACTGGTACCCGATCGCCTGTCTCTCTTATCGCCATTTTATGGCTGATAACACGAAGGATACCCGACCAATAGGAGCTTACCGCGCAATTCGTATCGGTTAGAGGGTGCGAGATAACACGAAGGATACCCGACCAATGGGAGCTTACCGCGCGCTTCGTATCAGTTAGTGGGTGCGAGATAACACGAAGGATACCTGACCAATCGGAGCTTATCGCGCGCTTCGTATAGGTTAGTGTGTGCCAGAAAGCGAAAACGATAGCTGCACTGCAGGATCACGATCGGCACAGGTGCTACCTACCGCGTGGCATGTTCTCCTGTTACTTGTGGTCCCAAATCTCTCTGGTTTCAAAGAAATTTGCAATTTCGACCGGCACCGGATGTGGTGTGGAGACGGAAAACggctttccttttcttatcAGCCGACCGGATGAAGTCGATCACGTGGATTCTTTCGCGCCGATAAGATTGCGCGCGCATGATAACGTGGCCACGTGGGTGAGTATGATAACGATACCACGTGGGTGAGTATGATAACGCTGTTTTTGAAGGGAGGTTAAGTACGCCTACAAATTTAAGCGATCGATGCCATTAAGATTAGAAATGGCCGCAATAGGCTGTGCGAAAGAAAGAGTACACCGTATGAGACACGTGGGTTAGTTTTATCGATAGGTGCTACCTCCTGATTTTCATGATCGCCTGTTACTAAAAGTCGAAATTTGGCCGGTTTCGTTTTTGAACCGCTTGGAGGATGGCCGCAGGATGCCTCCTACCCCGTCCCGCGTGTTCGCTCTGTTCAAGGAAACTTTGAAACTGACgtgtttttgagttttgtgTAACAGGAGATCATGCCATGCGGTAGGTAGCATCATTGTCACCCACGTGGCAACGTTATCATGCGCGCGCAATCTTACCTGCGCGAAAGGATCCACGTGATCGACTTCATCCGGTCGGCTgataagaaaaggaaagccGTTTTCCGTCGCCACACCACATCCGGTGCCGGTCAAATCTGCCAAATTCTTTGAAACCAGTGAGATTTGGGACCACAAGTAACAGGAGAACATGCCACGCAGTAGGTAGCACCGGCGCCGATCGTGATCCTACAGTGCAGCTAtcgttttctctttctcgcacaTACTAAACGATACGAAGCGCGCGGTAAGCTCCCATTGGTCGGGTATCCTTCGTGTTATCTCGCACCCACTAACCGATACGGATTGCGCGGTAAGCTCCCATTGGTCGGGTATCCTTCGTGTTATCTCGCACCCACTAACCGATACGGATTGCGCGGTAAGCTCCCATTGGTCGGGTATCCTTCGTGTTATCTCGCACCCTCTAACCGATACGAAGTGTGCGGTAAGCTCCCATTGGTCGGGTATCCTTCGTGTTATCAGCCATAAAATGGCGATAAGAGAGACAGGTGAACGGGAACCAGCTACCTCCACGAGATCATGCTCTCCTGTTACAAAATGTACCTTTTCTCGCTCCTTTTCGGATGCGGATTTTGTCGCTCCACGTGTTCTGCAGGGTTTCTCTCCCGTTTTGGATCACACTGCTCTAGCTGTTAGTGATAATTTTGTAACTATCGATCGGTCGTATTTATTAACATCAGAATTATTCTctctaaaacaaattaattaaacaaattgtaTTGAAATCGATCGCTCTAGATCTTACCCATTTCCTCCCACTCAACCCTATTTCACTTGCATTAGAACCTTCCCTCCttgcacacacccacacaggGCACTCCACATTGTTTGCACGGCACAACACCCACAGGCCAAATAATATGCCCTGgagcgttttgttttaacCCCTCACAAgcccacaacacacacacaatgctgCTGTGCCGTCGTGTGCGCTCGCGTGCAATAGGCACAACGAAACGATCCGCCGCCGTCGCCTGCTAGATCGATTTCGTCTCCCCACCACTGCGGGATCCGTGGAAAACTCGGCTGCCTACTACCACAGTAGGCAGCGTTTGCGCAGGGTGCTCGGTCGGCTCCACCATCGTCAATGCGAATGTTGCGATCGACGCGCAAACAGCATTAGTAGCGCGCAAGCGGCATCGCGTACGGTCGCACGTGCCTCTCAAGCTAGAATCGAACGCAGCGCCATTGTGGCACGGAATATACTCCCATCGTACGTGATCCTTTCGTGAATTGCCTGCTAGGGCAAGGGCAGGGTTTAGTTAGTAGTGGCATCGGTTTTCCAATACGTTCCTTCGAAATTGTGATTAGAAGAAGTGTACAGGAGGAAACAGTGCACGGAGAAAAGCGTATTGCTTTCAACATCGATCGTGTGAAACAGTGAAGCGAATCAGTGATCATACTTCCAGCCCATTTTCCCACAGCCATGTGTTCGAAGATCGTTTTGTGATATTCTAGTGATTCAAGTGGTGCAGTTTTGGGTGCAGTTCTACTATACAAATTGTTTGCCGATCGATTGAGGCCTACAACAGCCTTCACCCAGCCCCCCGGCAGCTACACCGGAGTCGCGCATGTCATTGGACATTGGCAAAACGTGTTCGTCTCGGCCGACTGTCCTCGCCAGCAACAGCGCGCGTGCTATTGCGAAAAAGCTCCCCCCCACGACTGACTGTCCTTCTCATTCTCAAAACCCACTCGCACCTGCACCCGCTGCTGCCTAATGAATGACCAaccaagagcagcagcagcagcagcagccggggcagcagcagaagcaccaTCAACAGCAGGCGATTGCAATTACTATTCGGGACACATGCACCACGTCTGAGGGCGTCACGGGCGAACGGAAAGTGAAGCTAATCGTTAATCGATCGTCCCCGGTGTCCAGTGCCACCCGCACCAACGACGGCGATCCTGCCGCCGGcgcatcaccagcagcagcagcagtgccgcCGTCGGTTTCAAGCACCACcacgacaccaccaccattaccaCCACTAGTTCCTATCATGTCCATATCGCCCATTCCACCCAGCCTGGACGCTAGTCCACACCACCCCCAGCCGCAACAGCCGCCACAGCCAGCGCcgctgccaccaccgccactgtCACACCCGAATCACCAGCACCAGCTGGAGCAGTACCAGTACcagctgcaccagcagcaactgcagcagctacagtaccagcagcggcagcagcagcagcatgaccTATTCATGATCGTCAGTATTTGCCTTGGCTCGTTCATCCTCATCTTCGCGATCGTTTACTTCGTAAGGTAAGTGTGGTGTGTGACTGGCGGTGCCCGGCCACAGGCTGCCAATGTCGTCGAGTACAAACCCCCACTCCCCCTTCCCAATCGGCGATCGGTGGCCTTCCGGTGGGTTTCGCGAACACGAGCACATTGGTTGGTTGATTGGTTGGTAGTTCGCCATCGATGATCGCTTAATTAGAATTTGACCGTATTAGTTGtatgaccccccccccccctccctcacaGCTCCATTAGCAGCTAAGTGTACGGGGAGGAAACATTCCGCATAGGAATTCGCACATTAGGAACAATGTTGAAGGAGAGGAGTTGAAGGTGGGGAGGAATTTAATCGCCCCTATCCAAAGACAACAGCCGTGCGTATTGGCGTTTACGATCGCATTGGGAGTAGCCAAGATAAGAGTGAGTGATAAAGCAAACAGTCTTCAAGAATGGCGATGGTGATCCGCGGTGTTTGCGCTTTTCTCGCTCTCGTTCTTATCTATTATGCCATTCGAGCGCCAATGTAAACGTCACACGATAAgcgaagcaaaacacaaaacacaacacacaatgtTCGAGATGTTCCCAAATTGTTAGCACCTTCCCTTCCCTCGCACGCATTGTCGTGCGCTTATCTTGCGCCGCAGCCTTGCGCGTAGGGAGAAGAAGTCCACTGTGGTTTTGGAGCGTTTCGGAGCAGTACGTTCCAGTGGTTCTGTTTAATCAGTTGTGTCTTGGCAAAGGAACTCAACCCTCAAACACAGCGAAATGTACGTGtgtggtttaaaaaaacataccatTCCCAATCTATTTGGGAGacaaagtgtttgtgtttgctgttaCGGTTAATTCTGTTTTGGAGCTAAATTTAATCATCTTACACACGAAGAAGCCCCCACACATTCACAGCCCGGATATAAAGACCCCACCATCCCATCCCCGGACGCATATCGATTCCCTAACGACAGCTGTTTTACGTCAGCTTCGAAGCGTTTTAAGCTAGTTCAACGCCGCACGCTTCGCGCAAACGATAGATAGACGATGGATGTGCGCGCAGTTTGCAATTAATTATAGGACGCAAGCCGTTTGCCCCATGCGCTCGggtgtacgcgtgtgtgtctgtgtcgaCCACAGTAGCCACCGATGAGTTGAGGGATGGGAGTTGATACTTTACCCTTTCCCATTCTCCTCCCTCCTCTACCCCTGCTTTAATTATGGTGCAttctattgtttttcttttttgttttccacgcGCTAAGCGATACGGAAAACCTGCCCGGATCGCGTACTCCCGCCGCGCGAAGGTTCCGACTTATCGGTGCGCATCTGCGCACAAATCACAACCCcatcccttcccctccccccttctcCCATTGTGGGCCATTGTGGCAAGGTGGGCAGGCAGTGGCATGTGCCACTGCAAATCACTCCCCCAGAGCTCCCTTTCTCACCCTCTCCTCAACCTCAACGGCCGTTTCAAATTGCACTACAAACGGCCCGAACCGCACGCCGGGAGCGTTTTGAGCAACAAATGGTGCATTTGCGTGCCAGGTGGGTTGATCCGATCCGAAGTAGGCTGTGTGTTAGTGTGGCCTTTCCTTCCGCTCTCCcgcttctcactctctctctcactctctcgctcgctttgGTTGAGTCATTGATCGGGCGGAATGGAAAGAATGAAAGGGGGCCGGCAAGGAAATGGATGGATGGGGAGGCAAATACGCATCAGTTCAAGCAACTCGCTGCCACCACACTGACAGTTTACCAGCAAAAGGTGAACGATGTTTAACAAGCTCGTGAACTTCGAAGGCAAAGATATGCTTGGAATAGCCGCTGCTCGAGCTTGAACATTGTTGCTTGAAGGGTAGCGGCGAAGAGCACAGCACAATGGAGTGTATGGGCCAGTTAATAgttattgttgttggaagtATCTAGAACCCCATGAACAGCTGGTTCGAACAGTTTGATAAGAAAATATCCGGTAATCTACTGTCATGTGGACATCGTGaattattttctcattttttagGGCGCGCTCATCATAGGGCGCCTTTTAATGTGGTTTTTTGTATTCACGATCGCTCAAAAGTGCATTAACCGACctgtggcgtgtgtgtgtgataataCGGGCCAAAGTGCCGCTATTGTTAGAAGCTATATTATTCACACATTAGCGTATTAGCTCGCAACTGCCCCCCGATAATATCTAAATAAATGATCTACAAagcctctctttctctctcttctatcTCTCTTCTATCTCTCTTGTCTCCCCTTGACGACAGGAAATTCTTTCAGGGTGGtcaattcaaaaacaaagACATCCGGCTAGATGCGAAGGTCGTCATCATTACCGGTGCAAATGCGGGCATTGGGAAGGAGGCCGCAATTGTAAGTGGGAATTAGTTCcctgtttttcctttccaatcCCTCCACTGACCTTCCACCCCCCCTCAATCTCCTACCAAAACAGGAATGTGCCAAGCGGGGTGCCCGGGTGTACATGGGCTGCCGCGATCCGGCCCGGATGGAGAAGGCCCGCCAGGAGATACTGGACAAGTCGGGCAGCCAGAATGTGTTCGGGCTCGAGCTCGATCTGGCCTCGTTCGAGTCGATCCGCAGCTTTGTCAAGACGTTTCTCAGCATGGAGCGCCGGCTGCACGTGCTGATCAACAATGCGGGCGTGATGGCGTGCCCGAAAGCCTACACCAAGGAGGGCTTCGAGATGCACTTCGGCACCAACCATCTGGGGCACTTTCTGCTCACCAACCTGCTGCTGGACGTGCTGAAGCGGTCGGCACCGAGCAGGGTAGTGACGGTTTCTAGTCTCGGCCACAAGTGGGGCCGCATCAACAAGGACGACATCAACGCGGAGAAGGACTACCGGGAGTGGGACGCGTACATGCAGAGCAAGCTGTGTAACATTCTCTTCTCGCGCCATCTGGCCAAGCGGTTGCGGGGTACCGGCGTCAACACGTACGCATTACACCCGGGAGCGATCAATACCGAGCTAACGAGACATCTGAATCCGTGCATCAGGTTGGTAGCATTTTGTCGATCCCCCAACCCCTTTCGGTGGCTTTAACAGGACTCTGTTTCAATTTACAGAACGATGGCCAAGCCTATTTTCTGGGTATTTTTCAAGACACCAAAGTCCGGCGCCCAGACCACGCTGTACTGCGCCATGGAACCGACGATTGCATCCCACACGGGCCTGTACTACAGCGACTGCAAGCTGAAGGAACCGGAACCACACGCACAGGACGACGCAATGGCCGAATGGCTTTGGAATTTGAGCGAGCGGTTGACGGGATTGTCGTCCCACTGAACGTGTTCCAGGAACGCGGCCtcacgtgtttgttttttctctctccccctttcGTGTGTACTCATCACCCACTCGTGGccctttcttcctttcttacACTGCGCCCAACTGGGTCAGAGTGTAACAGAACAAGTGTAGACGATAATGAATGATAGCTTTGTGTGTAAggattagcagcagcagcaagaaaatACAGCATTTCAAACAGTACGGCAATGAATTGATTATGTTTTGTGAGCCTTGGACAGAAAGATGACACTAAAACACCGGAGAACAGCTCACTGAATTCAATGTCGAACAATAACAAGCCGAATGATTGAACGTGCTTGTTGTTACTTAGCCTCGCACTCACTCTCGCGCTAACACACCTTCGCTACCCTCTCCGTGATCGACGAAATGGGGGAGAAAGTAAGGCGATCGTCTACTTTTCCCTCATCCACAGCACGCCAAGCTGATAGTCTTTAACCGGAATTGATAACAAATTCTACGCTGTGAAAACGATAGATTCTACCTACTACCCGTTATCAGTTTGATGAACCACTAACGTATAataagcagaagaaaaaaacccatcctTTGCAGCAAACTATCTGAAGAAAGCAGGAAGCAAGCACACTATCAATGCATCCTCAAGGGGTGGCCGGAAAAAGGAGGACAAAGGAGATTACGGAAGCGTGTTTCTTCAAAGTGCAACAATTTATTTAGCAaaatagcagcaaaaaagcggtATAAATGGTCTTACTTTCTCTAGATCTTATCGATGATGCAATTGCTTCGTGGGTTGTTGTGTTATCAGCGCAACGAAACTAATGCGCCTTCTTTAGCGGCCCGCATTGTTCTGtaaaacacatgcacacacacaccagggtAAATCAAATAATCATTCTAGCAAAATGGAAACGCTTTTAGAAACTTACCGCACATGGCGATCCCTTCCGGACGTATCGGAACAACGATTCCACCAGATTGGCCGGCGTCGATTCGTCGCACTGCTCCAGCTCACGTACCATGCAGTTTTGCAGCTTGGTAAAGTCCCTAAAACGGAACGGATGAACCCATCAGATTGGAAAGAATTGTTCACAAAACGGGCACGGGCACCACACTTACTCGCACTGCTTCGGTCCGATCACCAGCCTGGGGATGGTTGTAAGGCTTGTTTCCGGTACGTATCCACTGAACGTTTCATTCACACAAGCAATCAGATCGTTCTTCTGCTCCTGGAAACATTCCGGTCCCTTTTCGGCGATAAACACTGCAAGAGTTGAAAGGGCAAATTAGTACCGGATCTCACCAAAAAACGAATGGCTCCACGTACGTGCAATCTGATCGCCGTCCTTGTGGCACACAAAGTTGAGCAAATTCTTGAAGATGTCCAGCCCGGACGTTTTGAACACCTTCTCTTCCGCCTCTAGGCACGGATCGACCGCGTTCGCGAACGTGTTTACGCACTCGATCAGTGTGGACCGCTTGCGGCAGTACTTGTTAAAGACGGTGTCCAAATCGCCGGTCGGTTTGGCTGCCTCCACCTCCTGCTGGAACTGGCCAATGTCGATCAGGCTCTGGCCACACTCGAAGAACGTCTTGGCCGCATCCTTCGCATTGTCGTACGCATCGGCCGGTGCTCCGGCAGTGTTGCACTTGTCGCGCAGCATCCGCTCGACCTCCTCCATCGAGGGAAGCGGCAGATTCGCTGGCAGACGTTCCCGGATCGCGTCGACATCGATAGCGTTCGACACATCGGCCACCGTTGTGCTagcttaaacaaacaaacgaacacaaaacATTACCAACACTTAGAGCGCAAACTGTCCACCTTCTCTAGCAGAAGTCTTACCGATTATCGCTAGCAAAAGAAGACACGACACTTTGACGCTCAGCATTGTTCCCAGTAATCACTTTCTTTCCCACACTTTAATCCCGCAAGGCAAACCCGAACCGACCGAACCCGTCAACGGACAATGAATTAATCGCCAATCCGTATCGTATTGGCTTTTATACGGCGCTGTTCGATTCCGCTTCCAAAGGGTCGTGATCTTCGGGGCTGATCCGCCTGCTCTCCGCACCGCAAGACCGAGACACACGCGGCCTGCTAATCGTAATAATAAACTGATATGGCGGCCGCAGCCCACGAGCTGTACTGCGGAAACAAACGTTTCGACGACTCGACTCGCCGCGCATTCAAGCCACTCAACTAGATGATCatgtgcacacatacacatacacgggGAGCGTCGTtttggggtggcatgggagaGGTACTAACGATACGCTCGTACTCGTCCGGGCTGCCGGGAGTAAAGTTCATATAATCGGACAACGGTACACGGCTGTGTTTGGAAGCGTAAGCGGACGCGGGCACAATCCACGGCCATACTACATACTACCTATGCTTCCATTACACACACGGAACCGCTCTCAATTGAGCATTATTGACTAGAAATGGCAGCAGTAGCCGCAGCACCATCCGACGCCGTACGATAAAAGTACAAATGCACTCTCCCGACGAGGACATGAGCACTTTGCTGAAGCACGCACTCCATATTATTCGATGTTgtcgttctgtttttttccctttctctttACGTAAGCCCTGTAGAATTGATCAGCTCACTTTCTTTTAACAATTGCACTGGAATTACTGGACGGTCTGGATGACTGAAATGGTTTCCCTGTCgatgtactgatttgacagcCCGACCTCAAATCAATCGGGCAAGCCTTATTGATCTCGCTACTAATCGGAGTAGCCATTGCTTTATGCACGGTGTGTCGCATTTCACATCTTCTCAGCACACGGCAGCAGAACGGACAAGCGATGGACGGTGCTGGAGCAACTAGCCTGGAATTACATTCGGAGAGTGCCTTAAAAATGGATGCTAGTTTTGAGGAAATTATAGGGTAAGTACGAttttacaaattaatgtacaaTTTACCGTTTCTTAACTGTCCTCCTATCGCGTTCAAACTTAGGCAAAAGGCAATCCAAGTTTCGACGGAATGGGATTCTGAAGATAGCGACACAGCGGATGAAGCTAACGATGCTTCTGAGTATGAAGATGTCGATTACGAATCGAAACTAGCGAACGTTTTCTCGAACATGTCACTCGCAACATCACAGTCGAAACTATCGATGTACTCTACGGAAAGTAACGAAGCGTTGGACGGAACTCACGGACAAGATGCCGAGCGTACCCTGGTGCAGAGTGACAccgaggaagaagaagatccCGATGAACGTTACGATGAAGGGAATGGTTCCGGCAGCACAAGCGATTCTAGCAATACGCTCGATGCGGGTagcgaagaggaggaggaggaggaggagcacgAGAAACAACCCATTTTTACCGATCGTGGTGGCGGTGACGCAGATTTGAACTTGGTAAGTCCCCTAGGCTTGCATCTCCATCCAGTGTCTGTGCCTATTTGCAATGTGCCATTACTTCCTAGGATAGTGATCCCAGTAGTCAGATCATTAAAGTAAACATTGCACACAAGAAGCGCGTTAGTGACCCGGAAGCGTACAAGAATTGGCTTAAGGCTAAAAAGTAAGTACTGTGTATCCGATAATCCAATACTCTTATACGACTTCGTGCTCCTTTTGCATAATAGCGAAGAGATACGGAAAAATCGCGAAAAGGAACTGCTTGCCAAACAGGAACTTCAacgccaaaaagaaaaagaggaagagaagcgcaaagaggaaagcaaaaagaagatCAAAGAGTGGATGGAGCGCAAGAAACAGGACAGCACTAAGAAGGCCACGAACCCGAAAGCTGCGAAAGAACGGCAGCATTCCCAGAGTTCCTCTTCGGAGCATCTGTACTGTGATCCTGACGCTAAGTTCAAGAGCTGGCTATTAAATGTCCGAAAACGAGAGGAAGGTAAATTGAATGACTACTTGCATCCCCTGTCGATCCCACCACCTAAAAATTTGTTAATCTCTGCGCAGAGAAAAGGCTACGGGCGCAGACGGTAAAGCAGCTCGAGAAAAAGATCCAGgacgagaagaagaaaatatctGGCGAAATTTACCAGGAATGGTTAAAGAGTGCCAAACACAAGCCAAAACCGGTGCCACTGAACCAGGGACCACACACACTGCGGGGTACGGTGTCGCAGATTTTTATCAACCCTCAACCATGGAAAAGTAATGTCGAAGAGTAACGTGGCATCGGCATTTCGGGCTCAACTCTTTAGCTTCGGTACCCAAATTTTCCGTATGCCTACACTAAGCAGATGAGGTTACACAAGGTTTGATCTTTTAGTCGTTTTTTTCATCCTCGACCTTTCTACACCAAGTCCTGTTGGGGGAAcgttttattgttgttaacTGTTGTAAAATTCAAATATGGAGCATTGTAAacacttttcctttccctACCCTAAAGTACCCTGATTTCGGCGGTTTCGGCCACATTGGAATGATGGTGTTTCATCAGTCAGTTTCGATTTAGgaactgtttgtttgttcgctgTTGGCATGTCGGCGTTTGGCGGTTACCAGCGGATCAACAGTTTGGCTACCAGCGCCATTAGCAACGTGGAGGTAATAACCTGATGGGAAGCCGTCGTAAGCTCACCTACATTGCGAGCATGTTTCCGGGGAGTTGCTTCCTGCAAATAGAGAGAGATTCACATCAATACTTAGCGCCATGGTGGTCGAGGCCTTTTTAGTTGCACTGAGCGCATCTTTCGATACTTACACCCGTAATGTTGGCACAGGGCGTTTCTCGGCGCACGAACTTGAACAGCGATTCGACCAAATTGGCCGGTGTCGATTCCTTGCAGCCTTCCAGTGCTTGCACCATGCATTCCTGGAGCGAGCTCATCTCACTTTGTAAACGAAAAACCAAGTGATATTAATTTGACACCTTCCACACACCATAATAGCCGCACAGAGCAATACTTACTCGCACTGCTTTTTGCCCATCACCAGCTTGGGCAGCCCTTCGGAGGCGGCGGGTGCAGAGTCATCCCTCAGATACCCCGACATCGTACCATTGACACAGTCAATCAGAGCGTCCTTCTGATCGGCAAAGCACTCCGGCCCTTCCTCGGCGATGAACACTGTATGAAAAGTGCAGGTGATAATTAAAACCCGGAACTGCATTTATATGGTAAACATTCAATTGAAGCAACATCCAGCAGCGCGTTACTTACGTGCAATCTGATCGCCATCCTTGTGGCAGACAAAATTTAACAACCCATGCACAAtgttcaccatcaccaccttGCTTTCCTTTTCGTCGTTTTCCAAGCAAACGTCCACCTTGGCGGAGAACGTATCGATACACTCGATGGCAGCGGAACGTCTGCGGCAGTACCTGTTGATGGTTAGAGTCAACATTGAACAGGGTTAGCGATAGATCGGTCGATGGAACGAACGCGCAAAGCATGCCATGACGTTATACTTGTTGAACACGGTGTCCAGATCGCCGGTCGGTTTCGCTTTCTTGATCTCTTCCTGCAGATCGCTAAAGTCGACCAGGTCCTTCATGCAGTCGCCAAACTTTTGGGCCGCCTGTTCCGCCTCCTCGTACGATGCATCGCTGCCGGCCACCCGGGAACACTTGTCTTTGATGATTTTCTGTATATCCTCCAGTTTGGGTAGGGTGACGTTCTTAAACTCTGGCGGCAGTATGTCGGCCAGCACCTCATCCTTTAGCTTGTTGATATCGATGCTGTTTAAATCGATCGTTCCCGGTTCGGTCGACTCGTCTGCTGCAACTCCGCCGGACTGGAATGCTAGAAGGGAGAGCAAAAATACGTCACGTTAAAGTTTGCTTTTcggtatgctgctgctgctgtgtatgCCTTTGTCTTTGTTCCACTCGCATAACGATGACCTTTGAACAGCAGAGCTATGGGATTGTTATCACATGGACCTT comes from the Anopheles coluzzii chromosome 2, AcolN3, whole genome shotgun sequence genome and includes:
- the LOC120953870 gene encoding retinol dehydrogenase 12-like isoform X1, which gives rise to MTNQEQQQQQQPGQQQKHHQQQAIAITIRDTCTTSEGVTGERKVKLIVNRSSPVSSATRTNDGDPAAGASPAAAAVPPSVSSTTTTPPPLPPLVPIMSISPIPPSLDASPHHPQPQQPPQPAPLPPPPLSHPNHQHQLEQYQYQLHQQQLQQLQYQQRQQQQHDLFMIVSICLGSFILIFAIVYFVRKFFQGGQFKNKDIRLDAKVVIITGANAGIGKEAAIECAKRGARVYMGCRDPARMEKARQEILDKSGSQNVFGLELDLASFESIRSFVKTFLSMERRLHVLINNAGVMACPKAYTKEGFEMHFGTNHLGHFLLTNLLLDVLKRSAPSRVVTVSSLGHKWGRINKDDINAEKDYREWDAYMQSKLCNILFSRHLAKRLRGTGVNTYALHPGAINTELTRHLNPCIRTMAKPIFWVFFKTPKSGAQTTLYCAMEPTIASHTGLYYSDCKLKEPEPHAQDDAMAEWLWNLSERLTGLSSH
- the LOC120953870 gene encoding retinol dehydrogenase 11-like isoform X2 — encoded protein: MKFFQGGQFKNKDIRLDAKVVIITGANAGIGKEAAIECAKRGARVYMGCRDPARMEKARQEILDKSGSQNVFGLELDLASFESIRSFVKTFLSMERRLHVLINNAGVMACPKAYTKEGFEMHFGTNHLGHFLLTNLLLDVLKRSAPSRVVTVSSLGHKWGRINKDDINAEKDYREWDAYMQSKLCNILFSRHLAKRLRGTGVNTYALHPGAINTELTRHLNPCIRTMAKPIFWVFFKTPKSGAQTTLYCAMEPTIASHTGLYYSDCKLKEPEPHAQDDAMAEWLWNLSERLTGLSSH
- the LOC120953873 gene encoding 27 kDa hemolymph protein-like, translating into MLSVKVSCLLLLAIIASTTVADVSNAIDVDAIRERLPANLPLPSMEEVERMLRDKCNTAGAPADAYDNAKDAAKTFFECGQSLIDIGQFQQEVEAAKPTGDLDTVFNKYCRKRSTLIECVNTFANAVDPCLEAEEKVFKTSGLDIFKNLLNFVCHKDGDQIALFIAEKGPECFQEQKNDLIACVNETFSGYVPETSLTTIPRLVIGPKQCEDFTKLQNCMVRELEQCDESTPANLVESLFRYVRKGSPCANNAGR
- the LOC120953871 gene encoding coiled-coil domain-containing protein 34-like → MDGAGATSLELHSESALKMDASFEEIIGQKAIQVSTEWDSEDSDTADEANDASEYEDVDYESKLANVFSNMSLATSQSKLSMYSTESNEALDGTHGQDAERTLVQSDTEEEEDPDERYDEGNGSGSTSDSSNTLDAGSEEEEEEEEHEKQPIFTDRGGGDADLNLDSDPSSQIIKVNIAHKKRVSDPEAYKNWLKAKNEEIRKNREKELLAKQELQRQKEKEEEKRKEESKKKIKEWMERKKQDSTKKATNPKAAKERQHSQSSSSEHLYCDPDAKFKSWLLNVRKREEEKRLRAQTVKQLEKKIQDEKKKISGEIYQEWLKSAKHKPKPVPLNQGPHTLRGTVSQIFINPQPWKSNVEE
- the LOC120953872 gene encoding 27 kDa hemolymph protein-like, which encodes MIPSRRLGSCAALLLVPLLAVIAFQSGGVAADESTEPGTIDLNSIDINKLKDEVLADILPPEFKNVTLPKLEDIQKIIKDKCSRVAGSDASYEEAEQAAQKFGDCMKDLVDFSDLQEEIKKAKPTGDLDTVFNKYCRRRSAAIECIDTFSAKVDVCLENDEKESKVVMVNIVHGLLNFVCHKDGDQIALFIAEEGPECFADQKDALIDCVNGTMSGYLRDDSAPAASEGLPKLVMGKKQCDEMSSLQECMVQALEGCKESTPANLVESLFKFVRRETPCANITGEATPRKHARNVGELTTASHQVITSTLLMALVAKLLIRW